One Vairimorpha necatrix chromosome 7, complete sequence DNA segment encodes these proteins:
- a CDS encoding pol polyprotein, protein MKDEHFRFHLNTCENWDELEAYLEENEKPMNKKLRYFGRKQSITTFPRKEFAKRDQPVDKVVAESTGRSISDGMRKVLSISAKVKNQEDNRPRIELVYGDNIVNALLDTGATVSVIKKAVAVQLDAPIQKEAGEIKGLKGGRQIVGRCYLNIKKKGEKQPKGFNFLVVEDMEESMLLGIEEIRRLNLFSYLAQKKQKDKITNKNIVMEAKFENEVIESCTDIQELLEDIDCDEDNTKQEFKDLISEFGGV, encoded by the exons ATGA AGGATGAACATTTTAGATTTCATCTCAACACGTGTGAAAATTGGGACGAACTTGAAGCCTACCTAGAAGAAAACGAAAAGCCgatgaataaaaaattacgtTATTTCGGAAGAAAGCAAAGCATTACTACATTTCCAAGAAAAGAATTTGCAAAGAGAGATCAACCCGTTGACAAAGTAGTCGCAGAGTCGACAGGGCGATCAATATCTGACGGAATGAGGAAAGTCCTTAGTATTTCAGCTAAGGTGAAGAATCAGGAAGATAATAGACCAAGAATTGAGTTGGTCTATGGCGATAATATTGTGAATGCACTTTTAGACACAGGAGCTACAGTGTCggtaattaaaaaagcaGTAGCGGTACAACTCGACGCTCCCATTCAGAAAGAAGCCGGAGAAATTAAGGGCTTAAAGGGAGGGCGTCAGATTGTAGGTAGATGTTAcctaaacataaaaaagaaaggtGAAAAACAGCCGAAAggttttaatttcttaGTAGTCGAAGATATGGAGGAATCGATGTTGTTAGGCATTGAGGAGATTCGAAGACTAAATCTATTTTCATATCTTGCTCAGAAGAAgcaaaaagataaaatcacaaacaaaaatattgtaatgGAAGCTAAGTTTGAAAACGAAGTAATAGAATCCTGTACTGATATTCAAGAATTATTAGAAGACATTGATTGCGACGAAGACAATACCAAACAAGAATTTAAAGACTTGATATCTGAATTTGGAGGC GTTTGA